The Carassius carassius chromosome 16, fCarCar2.1, whole genome shotgun sequence genome window below encodes:
- the LOC132159781 gene encoding transmembrane protein 121-like: MVPPPPSNKPHVCLSCVLIMSSMALLDAYLVEQNQGPRKVGVCIMVMVGDVCFLIVLRYIAVWVGAEVRTAKRGYAMILWFFYVFVLEIKVYFVYQNYKAEGERADALTCKALTVLLSIFLPGLYVTLAAIDHMEYVRPLKKREELRSRLFWVVVDLLDILDIQASLWEPQRKGLPLWVEGLTFFYCYILLLILPCVSLSEISMQGVNIVPHKMLLYPILSLVTINFITIFIRGGNMVFYRDIRVSGILMGKNVLAIVLKTCSFVQYRRNMQEASTPALAPELQRDAVPQSSRGAVPVVMPVPITMPTPQVVIQDLTTLPEESELEET; the protein is encoded by the coding sequence ATGGTCCCACCGCCCCCTTCCAACAAGCCACACGTTTGCCTTTCGTGTGTGCTTATCATGAGTAGCATGGCGCTGCTGGACGCCTACCTTGTGGAGCAGAATCAAGGTCCACGAAAGGTGGGCGTCTGCATCATGGTGATGGTAGGGGACGTGTGTTTCCTCATCGTGCTGCGGTACATTGCGGTATGGGTCGGCGCCGAAGTACGAACTGCTAAACGCGGCTACGCCATGATCCTCTGGTTCTTCTACGTCTTTGTGCTGGAGATCAAGGTATACTTTGTCTACCAGAACTACAAGGCAGAAGGCGAGAGAGCGGACGCTCTTACCTGCAAGGCTTTGACGGTGCTGCTTTCCATTTTTCTGCCGGGACTTTACGTCACGTTGGCAGCCATCGACCACATGGAATACGTTCGTCCGCTCAAGAAGAGGGAGGAGTTGAGGAGTCGGCTGTTCTGGGTTGTGGTGGATCTTCTCGACATCTTGGACATTCAGGCCAGCCTATGGGAGCCTCAGAGAAAAGGGCTCCCTCTATGGGTGGAGGGCCTTACTTTTTTCTACTGCTACATACTACTTCTGATACTGCCGTGTGTGTCGCTAAGTGAAATTAGCATGCAAGGTGTGAACATTGTGCCGCACAAGATGTTGTTGTATCCCATTCTCAGTTTGGTCACTATCAATTTTATTACGATCTTTATACGGGGAGGGAATATGGTGTTTTATAGGGACATCCGAGTGTCTGGAATACTAATGGGTAAGAATGTCCTCGCCATTGTCCTGAAAACGTGCAGCTTCGTGCAGTACCGGAGAAACATGCAGGAGGCGTCAACACCCGCTCTCGCTCCAGAACTACAGAGGGACGCAGTGCCACAAAGTTCTCGAGGGGCAGTGCCAGTCGTAATGCCCGTGCCCATCACCATGCCAACTCCGCAGGTAGTCATACAAGATCTCACCACACTTCCAGAAGAATCCGAACTTGAGGAAACATGA